One part of the Corynebacterium aurimucosum ATCC 700975 genome encodes these proteins:
- a CDS encoding Dyp-type peroxidase: protein MSGFEEPVSRRGLLAGSAVAASAVALASCAKGDEPGQASADASADASRAAQAGDAGSTGPVNREETMGDDIVAFDGKHQAGIQTPVQAHVELVGFNLKKDTTARGAAALMRLWTEDARRLCTGENPLGSLEPELSTTPANLTVTCGWGEGFFDTVDVAKPSWLRDIQAFDHDDLRPEWGQTDIVLQICSDDPFTAAFVLRHMTRAGKDYADVAWIQQGFSHAYGSAPKGMTPRNLFGQKDGTVNPRSDEDFNEQVWIEDGPFAGGSAMVVRRIHMNLDTWEQLDRAARENSTGRTLDTGAPIGAKDEFDPVDLDARNEFGLKAIDENSHVARAHPPAEHPEQKLLRRPYNYNLPPTPETTQRGELSNAGLIFICYQKDPTTQFEPIQARLDEADRLNEWIRHIGSAVYFMPAGTEGETFWGESLIRS, encoded by the coding sequence ATGAGCGGGTTCGAGGAACCTGTCAGTCGGCGTGGACTGCTCGCCGGAAGCGCTGTGGCGGCAAGCGCGGTAGCGCTTGCAAGCTGTGCGAAAGGGGATGAACCTGGACAGGCATCTGCGGATGCCTCCGCGGATGCCTCTCGCGCAGCGCAGGCTGGGGACGCCGGCAGCACAGGCCCGGTAAACCGCGAGGAGACCATGGGCGACGATATCGTCGCCTTCGACGGGAAGCACCAAGCAGGCATCCAAACTCCGGTTCAGGCGCACGTGGAATTGGTGGGCTTTAACCTCAAAAAGGACACCACCGCTCGCGGCGCGGCCGCGTTGATGCGCCTGTGGACGGAGGACGCCCGTCGCCTCTGCACCGGTGAGAACCCGTTGGGCAGCCTCGAACCCGAATTGTCTACCACCCCAGCAAACCTCACCGTCACGTGCGGTTGGGGAGAGGGATTCTTCGACACGGTGGACGTCGCCAAGCCCAGCTGGCTGCGCGATATCCAGGCTTTTGACCATGATGACCTCCGCCCGGAATGGGGCCAGACGGATATCGTCCTGCAGATCTGCAGCGATGATCCTTTCACTGCCGCCTTCGTATTGCGGCATATGACCCGCGCGGGCAAAGATTATGCCGACGTTGCGTGGATCCAGCAGGGGTTCAGTCATGCCTATGGCTCCGCACCGAAGGGGATGACTCCACGCAACCTCTTCGGGCAAAAGGATGGAACGGTCAATCCCCGTAGCGATGAAGACTTCAACGAGCAAGTGTGGATCGAAGACGGCCCCTTCGCCGGTGGCAGCGCCATGGTGGTACGCCGCATCCACATGAACCTGGACACATGGGAGCAGCTTGATCGCGCGGCACGTGAGAACTCGACTGGGCGCACTCTCGATACCGGAGCTCCTATAGGCGCTAAGGACGAGTTTGACCCGGTGGATCTGGATGCCCGTAACGAGTTTGGGCTTAAAGCCATTGATGAAAACTCTCATGTCGCCAGAGCGCATCCGCCGGCAGAGCATCCAGAACAAAAGCTTTTGCGTCGCCCGTATAACTACAACCTGCCGCCGACTCCGGAGACCACCCAGCGCGGTGAACTTAGCAACGCCGGATTGATCTTCATCTGCTACCAGAAGGACCCGACGACACAGTTCGAGCCTATTCAAGCGCGTCTTGATGAAGCGGATCGCCTCAATGAGTGGATTCGACACATTGGTTCGGCCGTGTACTTCATGCCAGCCGGAACTGAAGGCGAAACCTTCTGGGGCGAGTCGCTCATACGCAGTTAA
- a CDS encoding copper resistance CopC family protein: MQLRQVTTGITAGAVGLAIGLSTPLAMAHDSVIGGNVVGDAPLEEFPREITLEFSGIPRDDFNTFAVSDKSSGEVLFDATPTIDGRNLTVEVPQDIEPGDGEYQVGFRITSSDGHSTLGSVPFSVGSGAGGHEAADTSDDGAKEGEEAQESQDPLSSLPTAAKWIVGVGAVLVVGAALFAFGAKTRRAGGEGSEG; encoded by the coding sequence ATGCAGCTGCGTCAGGTCACTACGGGAATTACCGCTGGGGCCGTGGGCCTTGCGATTGGGTTGTCCACGCCGCTAGCGATGGCACATGACTCAGTCATTGGCGGAAACGTGGTGGGTGACGCACCGCTGGAGGAGTTTCCTCGTGAAATCACGCTGGAGTTCTCTGGTATTCCTCGGGATGACTTCAATACTTTTGCCGTGAGCGATAAGTCAAGCGGTGAGGTGCTCTTTGACGCCACCCCAACCATTGATGGCCGCAATCTCACCGTTGAGGTTCCGCAGGACATCGAACCTGGTGATGGTGAATACCAGGTCGGTTTCCGCATTACCTCCTCCGATGGCCACTCCACGCTCGGTTCCGTGCCGTTTAGCGTGGGCTCTGGGGCCGGCGGACATGAAGCCGCAGATACTTCTGACGATGGCGCCAAGGAAGGCGAAGAGGCGCAGGAGTCTCAGGATCCGCTGAGTTCCTTGCCCACCGCGGCTAAATGGATCGTTGGCGTAGGAGCAGTTCTCGTCGTCGGCGCAGCGCTCTTTGCCTTCGGAGCAAAGACCCGCCGCGCTGGTGGAGAAGGCTCAGAAGGCTGA
- a CDS encoding vWA domain-containing protein: MKAFSPPLSSPQGLLRGVFAILVALLIAFLSVASVPAFAQNPTGVTPSAEPSSEAAPNGGAANSQSGATMLVLDSSGSMNVQDAGGQTRLDAAKDATKKFVSELGGTIPLGLVTYGGTVDEAPENQEAGCQDIHVVSGPKEDVGDSFTGPIDALQAKGYTPIGDSLKKAAEELGGQHGTIVLVSDGIDTCAPPPVCEVAKELHEQGIDLVINTIGFNVDEEARKELSCIAEAAGGEYLDADDADSLAAMIKKAAGRAADIYQSDVEQIEGSEDISQPTPLPRWESGGSFVFRAQLEPPTNGGEDTHKDFHAESWSIPVKPGERYVASIYKTLDGAVVRPQSLRMSVFFGDGSEPPTGNHGGEQGSIECTADQDSFHTGIRADALPSASAFTREIGSEKCPSDELVLTAKRSMTHKAEEPLDVEILLHRIDPVTNMDELVSGMDSEVEGELHAKFEGAEKVRAASWFGDAIELQSGDTIETDIVRGEAQVFKVPMKEGQQLATALKVGEMSDENALKYSSLNLEILNPARERAGDNEFMSAVNEEQEIAAHSVTPTAFANRFGQSQANGQKAQANWLEGDYYVLVTLDAGTDSEKEDEVLDGKRDTVKYALTAKVLGEPIQGPIYEPVKDKTEAPESDGDEGNVDQAASADEDKGLGLGTLSYFLAAALGIIALAVIILVAILLRGRSH, translated from the coding sequence ATGAAAGCCTTTTCTCCACCTTTGTCTTCCCCGCAGGGCCTGTTACGCGGGGTCTTTGCTATTCTCGTAGCTCTTCTCATCGCGTTTCTCAGCGTGGCGTCGGTGCCAGCTTTTGCACAGAATCCCACTGGGGTGACGCCCAGCGCCGAGCCGAGCTCCGAAGCTGCCCCCAATGGGGGTGCCGCCAATTCCCAGAGTGGTGCAACGATGCTCGTCCTCGACTCCTCTGGCTCGATGAATGTGCAAGACGCTGGCGGACAGACTCGTCTCGATGCCGCGAAAGACGCAACGAAGAAATTTGTATCTGAACTCGGTGGCACCATTCCTCTCGGCCTCGTTACCTATGGCGGCACGGTCGACGAGGCACCAGAGAACCAAGAAGCAGGGTGCCAGGATATCCACGTGGTCAGCGGTCCTAAGGAGGACGTAGGGGATTCTTTCACCGGTCCTATTGATGCACTTCAGGCGAAGGGGTATACCCCGATTGGCGATTCCCTGAAGAAGGCCGCCGAGGAATTAGGTGGTCAGCACGGCACCATTGTGCTTGTCTCTGATGGAATCGATACCTGTGCGCCGCCGCCAGTATGTGAGGTGGCCAAGGAACTCCACGAGCAGGGCATTGACCTGGTCATCAACACCATTGGCTTTAACGTCGATGAGGAAGCCCGCAAGGAGCTTTCCTGCATTGCAGAGGCCGCAGGCGGCGAATATCTCGACGCCGATGATGCTGACTCACTGGCAGCGATGATTAAGAAGGCCGCTGGACGCGCCGCGGACATCTACCAATCCGATGTCGAACAGATTGAAGGTAGCGAAGATATCAGCCAACCAACGCCGCTGCCGCGCTGGGAATCCGGTGGATCCTTTGTCTTTCGCGCGCAACTGGAGCCGCCGACTAACGGCGGCGAGGATACTCACAAGGATTTCCACGCGGAGTCATGGTCTATTCCCGTCAAGCCGGGCGAGCGCTATGTAGCGTCGATATACAAGACTTTGGATGGCGCTGTGGTCAGGCCGCAGAGTCTCAGAATGTCGGTCTTCTTCGGTGACGGTTCTGAGCCACCGACGGGAAACCATGGCGGTGAACAAGGCTCCATTGAGTGCACCGCTGATCAGGACTCCTTCCATACCGGCATTCGCGCAGACGCTTTGCCTAGCGCGAGTGCTTTTACACGAGAAATCGGATCCGAGAAGTGCCCAAGTGACGAACTTGTCTTGACAGCAAAGCGATCTATGACCCACAAAGCTGAGGAGCCCCTAGACGTAGAAATCCTCCTGCACCGCATTGACCCTGTAACCAATATGGATGAGCTGGTGAGTGGGATGGACAGCGAGGTAGAGGGCGAATTGCACGCCAAATTTGAAGGCGCTGAAAAAGTTCGTGCGGCTAGCTGGTTCGGCGATGCCATTGAACTACAAAGCGGAGATACCATCGAGACCGATATCGTGCGCGGTGAGGCGCAAGTCTTCAAGGTTCCTATGAAGGAAGGGCAGCAGCTTGCCACTGCCTTGAAGGTAGGCGAGATGTCTGACGAGAATGCCTTGAAGTATTCGAGCCTGAATTTGGAGATTCTAAACCCCGCGCGCGAGCGAGCTGGTGACAACGAATTTATGTCGGCGGTGAACGAGGAGCAAGAAATTGCGGCGCACTCGGTTACACCGACGGCTTTCGCTAACCGTTTCGGTCAAAGTCAGGCAAACGGGCAAAAAGCCCAAGCCAACTGGTTAGAGGGCGACTACTACGTCTTGGTGACTCTGGATGCGGGCACGGATTCCGAAAAGGAGGATGAGGTACTCGATGGCAAGCGAGACACGGTGAAATATGCTCTCACCGCCAAGGTGTTGGGGGAACCAATCCAAGGGCCCATTTATGAGCCCGTCAAGGACAAGACTGAGGCACCGGAGAGTGATGGTGACGAAGGAAACGTGGACCAAGCAGCAAGCGCCGATGAGGATAAGGGCCTCGGCCTGGGCACTCTCAGTTATTTCCTAGCTGCGGCCCTGGGCATCATCGCTCTTGCCGTAATCATCCTGGTAGCTATCCTTCTGCGCGGACGTAGCCATTAG
- a CDS encoding copper chaperone PCu(A)C, whose protein sequence is MLNTRSFLRVSVAALAAGSLTLAACSPSEEDSAAAPSSAASSAENGAEKDKDAEASTSVSSSAESGVIFEDAVARAMEKDSDMTAIFGTLHNNTDKDINVVGFSSSVKAKHYEIHEVVDGVMQEKEGGFDIPAGESLELAPGGFHFMLMGVTEPVMAGETATLTLELADGSTIELGDIPVRTIGAGDEDYGDMGHMNHGDMDHGSMDNDEHMDHSDSADMSDMKKEEHAH, encoded by the coding sequence ATGCTGAATACCCGTTCTTTCCTCCGTGTCTCCGTGGCGGCCCTCGCAGCAGGCAGCCTGACCTTGGCGGCTTGCTCCCCGAGCGAAGAGGATTCCGCCGCAGCTCCGTCGAGCGCTGCAAGCAGCGCTGAGAATGGCGCTGAGAAGGACAAGGACGCAGAGGCCAGTACTTCGGTTTCTTCCTCCGCTGAATCTGGCGTAATTTTCGAGGATGCTGTCGCGCGCGCCATGGAGAAGGACTCCGATATGACCGCTATCTTCGGCACGCTCCACAACAACACGGACAAGGACATCAACGTAGTTGGCTTCAGCTCTTCGGTGAAGGCGAAGCACTACGAGATCCATGAGGTTGTCGATGGCGTCATGCAGGAGAAGGAAGGCGGTTTCGATATTCCCGCTGGCGAATCCCTCGAGCTCGCGCCGGGTGGGTTCCACTTCATGCTGATGGGAGTGACCGAGCCCGTCATGGCCGGTGAGACCGCAACCCTGACGCTGGAGCTTGCCGACGGCTCCACGATCGAGCTCGGCGATATCCCGGTGCGCACCATTGGTGCCGGCGATGAAGACTACGGCGACATGGGCCACATGAACCACGGCGATATGGACCACGGATCCATGGATAATGATGAGCACATGGACCACTCGGACTCCGCAGACATGTCTGACATGAAGAAGGAAGAGCACGCGCACTAG